TTCCCGCCCCCATCACCATCCAAGACGGCAGCCTGTATCTGGGACCGGCGCGGATGGCGGCGGTGCCGGGCATTCCCTGGGCCAGCTTCAGCCCGCCCTGAACATCCAGCGGGGTTGCGCTGGCCGGCGCTTTCGACTACCCCTTACGTCCTTGGTATTTTCAGGAATTCCACCTTGGCCCCCATGCGTCTGGTCCGACATTGCGGCGAACTGACACCCGACCTTCAAGGCTGCGTGGTGGCGCTTGGCAATTTCGACGGCGTCCATAAGGGCCATCAGGCGGTGATCCTGACCGCCAAGCGCATCGCCCAGGATTTGGGCGTCGCCTGCGGGGTGATGACCTTCGAGCCGCATCCGCGCGCCTTTTTCAACCCGGCGCAGCCGCCGTTCCGCCTGACTCCGTTCCGGGTCAAGGCGCGGCTGATCGAGGCGCTCGGCATCGATCTTCTGTTCATGCAGCATTTCGACCAGGCCTTCGCCGACATGACGGCGCTGGAATTCGTCGGCGGCGTGCTGGCCACCTGCCTGGGCGCCCGTCATGTGGTGGTGGGCTATGATTATGTCTTCGGTAAGGGCCGCAAGGGCACCGGAGCGTTGTTGCAGAAGGCCGCCGATGAAGGTGCCTTCGGCTTTACCGCCGTGCCGCCGGAAATGGCCAAGGGCGGTGAAACCTATTCCTCGACCCGGGTGCGCGAGGCGCTGGTGGCCGGCCAGCCCAGTGTTGCCGCCCGCCTGCTCGGCCATTACTGGGAAATCGAGGGCCGGGTCGAACACGGCGACCAGCGCGGCCGCACCATCGGCTTTCCCACCGCCAACATCCATCTGGGCGAGTACCAGCACCCGGCGGCGGGCGTCTATGCCGTGCGCGCCGGCATCGATCTGGGCGGCGCCACCCAATGGCTGGACGGCGTCGCCAATTTCGGCAACCGCCCCACCTTCGACAAGCAAGACCAGATTCTGGAAGTGCATCTGCTCGACCACAACATCGACCTTTATGGCCGCCATCTGCGCGTCGCCCTGGTCGATTTCATCCGCCCCGAACGCAAGTTCGCTGGCCTGGACGAGCTGAAAACCCAGATCGCGGCGGATGCCCAGCAGGCCCGGGCCATCCTGGCCGCCCGTCACTTTCCCCAAAGCCCCGGCCCCATGGTGGCCGTGTCCGATTTTTAGAAGAGACCCGACATGAGCGCGGACTACAAGAACACCGTCTTCCTGCCCAAGACTGACTTTCCCATGAAGGCCGGTCTGCCTGACCTGGAACCCAAGCTGTTGGCCCGCTGGGCCGAGATCGGCCTGTTCCAGCGCATGCGCGCGGTGGCCAAGGGCCGGGAAAAGTTCATGCTGCATGACGGCCCGCCCTATGCCAACGGCCATTTGCATATCGGTCACGCGCTCAACAAGATTCTCAAGGACGTCATCAACCGCACCCAGTTCATGCTGGGCCACGACGTTCATTACATCCCCGGCTGGGATTGCCACGGCCTGCCCATCGAATGGAAGATCGAGGAAAAGTACCGCGAAGCCGGCCAGGACAAGGACCAAGTGCCGGTGGTGCAGTTCCGCGAGGAATGCCGCCAGTTCGCCCGCCAATGGATCGACATCCAGCGGGCCGAGTTCAAGCGCCTGGGCGTGGAAGGCGACTGGGATCACCCCTACACCACCATGACCAACGCGGCGGAAGCCACCATCGCCGCCGAGTTGGGCAAGTTCCTGCTGGACGGTTCGCTTTACAAGGGCGTCAAGCCGGTGATGTGGTCGGTGGTGGAAAAGACCGCCCTGGCCGAGGCCGAGATCGAGTATCACGACCACACCTCCGTCACCATCTGGATCAAGTTCCCCGTCGTCACCGCCAGCCATCCGGCGCTGGACGGCGCCAATGTGGTGATCTGGACCACCACGCCGTGGACCATGCCGGGCAACCGCGCCCTGGCCTATGGCCCCGAGTTCGACTACGTGGTGGTGGAGGTCACCGAAGTGGCCGAGGGGTCGCTGGCCCGCGTCGGCGACAAGCTGGTGCTGATCAAGGATCAGGCCGAGCAGGTGGCCAAGGATGCTAAGTGCACCTTCAAGGTGGTGGCGACCCTGAAAGGCGAGCAACTGGCTGGCACCATCTGCCATCACCCCTTGAAGCACCACCCCGAAGCCAAGGGCGGCTATGATTTCGCCGTCCCCGCCCTGGCCGGTGATTTCGTCACCACCGATACCGGCACCGGCTTTGTCCACATCGCGCCCGGTCATGGCGAGGACGACTTCCATCTCGGTCGTGCCAACGGCATCGCTGTGCCCGACACCGTGCAGCCCGACGGCACCTATTATCCGTCGGTGGCCCTCTTCGCCGGCCTCAGCGTCTTGGAAAAGGGCAAGAACGGCAAGTATTACAGCCCCGTCGCCAAGCCGGTGATGGAGGCGATGAAGGCCTGCGGCAATCTGCTGGCCAACGGCAAGATCGAGCATTCCTACCCGCATTCGTGGCGGTCGAAGGCGCCGTTGATCTTCCGCACCACGCCGCAATGGTTCGTGTCCATGGAAACCAACGGCTTGCGCGCCAAGGCGCTGAAAGCCATCGACGACACCCGCTTCGTCCCCGCCCAGGGCAAGAACCGCATCGGCGCCATGATCGAGACCCGGCCCGATTGGTGCCTGTCGCGCCAGCGCGCCTGGGGCGTGCCGATCACCGTTTTCGTCGACAAGCATACCGGCCAGCCCCTGCGCGATGCGGCGGTGATGGAGCGCATCGTCAGCGCCTTCAAGGAACAGGGCTCGGATGCCTGGTACACCACCGACCCGGCACTCTTCCTGGGCGAGGGCCGCGACCCCAAGGATTACGAGCAGATTTTCGACGTGCTCGACGTCTGGTTCGATTCGGGCTGCACCCACGCCTTCGTGCTGGAGGGCGAGGAATGGTCCGACACCAAGTGGCCGGCCAGCTTGTATCTGGAAGGATCGGACCAGCATCGCGGCTGGTTCCATTCGTCGTTGCTGGAAAGCTGCGGCACCCGTGGCCGCGCCCCCTATGACGCGGTGCTGACCCACGGCTTCGTCCTGGATGAAGACGGACGTAAGATGTCCAAGTCGCTGGGCAACGTGGTGTCGCCGCAAGAAGTGGTCGGCACCCAGGGCGCCGACATTCTGCGTTTGTGGGTGGTGGGCTCGGATTATTCCGACGATCTGCGCATCGGCCCGGAAATCCTGAAAACCCAGGTCGACGTCTATCGCCGCCTGCGCAACACGCTGCGCTATCTGCTGGGCGCCGTCGACGGCATCAGCGACGGCGAAAAGCTGGCATTCGCCGACATGCCCGAGCTGGAACGCTGGGTGCTGCACCGCCTGACCGAGATCGATGCCGGCCTGCGCGGCGCCTGCCACAGCTTCGAGTTCCATTCCTGGTTCAACGAGCTGCACAATTTCTGCGCCATCGATCTGTCGGCGTTCTATTTCGACATCAGGAAGGACGCGCTTTACTGCGACCATCCCGACAGCCTGCGCCGCCGCGCGGCGCGCACGGTGATGGACATCCTGCTCGACGCGCTGTGCAAGTGGCTGGCGCCCTTCGCCTGCTTCACGGCGGAAGAAGCCTGGCTGGCCCGCCATCCGTCGGCAGATGATTCCGTCCACCTGCACACCTTCCCCGACATTGCCGCCCAGTGGCGCGACGACGCCCTGGCCGCCAAGTGGCAACAGGTGCGCGCCGTCCGCCGCGTCGTCACCGGCGCCTTGGAAGGCGAGCGGGTGGCCAAGCGCATCGGCTCCAGCCTGCAGGCCAATCCGGCGCTTTACGTCAGCGGTGAAGCCATGGCCGCCATCGCCGATCTGGACATGGCGGAAATCTGCATCACCTCGGGCCTGTTGGTGGTGGAAGGCCCCGCCCCCGACAGCGCCTTCACCCTGGCCGACGTGCCCGGCATCGGCGTGGTGCCGCGCGGGGCCGAGGGCGACAAGTGCCAACGCTGCTGGAAGGTGCTGCCGGAAGTGGGCCACCACGCCCACGACGGCGTCTGTGGCCGGTGCTCGGATGCGGTGGCCAAGCTGTGATGAAGAATATGCGGCTTTATGGCCTGATCCTGGCCGTCATTCTGATCATCGCCGACCAGATCAGCAAATGGTGGGTGGTGGAAAAGGTCATGCGCCCCGACGGCGTCACCGACACCCCGTTCTTTTCCCCCGTCTTCATCGAGGTGACGCCGTTCTTCAATCTGGTGATGACCTGGAATCGCGGTGTTTCCTTTGGTATCTTCAACAATGGCGGGCCGTGGAATGCCGTCGCCCTGTCGGTGCTGTCCATCGTCATCGTCGCCGGCTTGTTGGTGTGGCTGAAGCGTGCCGATAACGGCTTGATGGCCTTGGCCCTGGGCTCCATCATCGGCGGTGCGCTGGGCAATGTCATCGATCGGGCCCGCTGGGGGGCGGTGGCCGACTTTCTTGACGTCCATGCCTTCGGCTGGCACTGGCCCGCCTTTAATCTGGCGGATTCGGCCATTACCATCGGCGCTATCTTGTTGGTGTTGGATTCCTTGTTTACACGGCGGAACTCGGATAAGAATTAGGGCCATGAAGCGCATGATCACCACCCAAAAGTCTTCGTTGCGTGCCGCCGCCTTGATGGCCGTGGCCGCGCTCGCCTTGTCCGGCTGCGCCGAAACCAAGCGCGCCATGGGCTACGACAAGGCGCCGCCGGATGAATTCCAGGTGGTGTCACGCGCCCCCTTGACCATGCCGCCCGATTTCACCTTGCGGCCGCCGACCCCAGGCATGGAACGCCCGCAGGAAGGCAATGTGCGCGATCAGGCGCGGCGGGCCTTGACCGGCAATCCCCGCGCCAATACCCCCATCGCTACCCAGGGTCGCACCCAGGGCGACGTTGCCTTGCTGAAAAAGGCCGGGGCCGAGCAGATCAACCCGGAGATCCGCCTGCTGGTGAACAAGGAAACCCAGTCGCTGGCCGATGCCGACAAGTCGTTCACCGACAAGCTGGTATTCTGGCGCAAGCCCGAGGGTGTCGGCGCCGGCGAGCAGTTGAATGCCGGCCAGGAAGCCCAGCGCCTGCGTGAAAATCAGGCATTGGGCAATGCGTTGTCCACCGGCGACACCCCGCGCATCGAACGCCGCCGCAAGGGCATGCTGGAAGGTATCTGGTAACCAAACCAACAGCTTCCGGTCCTGTTTGCACCCCCGGGTCACCCCTGGGGGTTTTTCTTTGCCCGCTTCCCCCATTATACCAAGTCCCGATGAGCTCGACTCATCGGGACTTGGTTAGAGCATTTTCACATCGAGCGTCCATATCCGTCGTGGGCGAAGAAATTGGCGCATTCCTCGGGCGGAAACAGGTCGATGAGTTTTCCGATCACGTCCCATAAGGTGTTGATGGTGCGGGCTTGCGCCTTTCGCAGCAGGCTCTTGAGCTTGGCGAAGGCGAGCTCGATGGGATTGAGGTCTGGGGAGTAGGGCGGCAGATACCGCAGGGTGGCCCCTCGGGCTTCGATGAGTTGCTTGACCCCTGCCACCTTGTGGGCGGGCAGATTGTCCATTACGACGATGTCGCCGGGCCGCAAGGTCGGAGCCAGGACCTGCTCGACATAGGCCAGGAAGATCGCGCCATTCATCGCCTTGTCGATGACGAAGGGGGCGGAGATTCCGTCATGCCGGAGCGCCCCGACGAAGGTGGTCATTTTCCAATGACCGTGCGGCACCGCAGCCAGCAGCCGCTGACCGCGCGGCGCCCGTCCGTAGCGCCGGGTCATGTTGGTCGATGCCCCGGTTTCATCAAGGAAGACCAAGCGGGTTGGGTCCAGCGCCGGCTGCTCGGCTCGCCAGGCGATGCGTCCTTCGGCTACGTCGGGACGTTCCTGCTCGGCAGCATGCGCACTCTTTTTTTCAGACTGAGGTCGAGCCGCTCAAGCGTGTTCCACAGGCCGCCGACGCTGATCGACACGCCCAATTCGGCCAGAACCCAGGCGCGCAACTCAGCCAGCGTGGCATCGGGCTCGACCTTGATCTGCGCCTGCAACGCCTCAAGGTGAGCCGCCAGCTTCTGTCCTGGCCGCCCAGGCCGTGGCTTCACCGTCGTCTCGCCGGTGGCCCGGCGGCGGCCTTGGGCCTTGTAGATGTACGAAACGCTCACCCGGAACAGCGGCGCCACCTCGTAGGCGCTCATGCCGCTGTCCACAGCCGCCAAAACTCTATCGCGCAAGTCCTGAGAATAGGACTGCCCTGAGCGCCACGTCATCGCATCATCCTCGGGAGCGTTGTTACCGAAGATGTTGAATCACAAAATGACCTCAGGGGGAATCCTCTACCGATTCCGCTCGGCGTGAAACCGCTCTAGGCGCAAAGCGCCGCGCGGCTCATGCCGCGTGAGGCAAGCATCCCGGAGGGATGCGCCCGCCGCATGAGGGCGTCGGTGATCGGTTCCGATCACCGGGATATGGCATTACATCTTGGTGACAGTGCGGCCCATGCCCATCTGTAGAAAAGCCGACATTCGACGAGGTTTCCCATAGCCCATTGCCCCGAAGGAGAATCCGCCATGCCCATCACCGCCCTGGTCATCGCCTGCGTTGGCCCCATGTGCGCCTATAGCGCCCCCGCGACCTCCTTCGACACCCTGGCCCAATGCGAAAGAGCGGCGCCGATGATCGCCGGCCTCAGCCGCGCCGGCATGGTCAACGCCCTGTGGCAACCCACGTCCGACCGCCAGCGCACCGCCTTTCAGTGCATCGACGGCACCACCGGCGCCGTGCTGCTGAGTTTCGACAGCGACGAGCCGGGGCATTACAAATCGCTCACGGATTGATCGTGGCCTTGCCGGTCATGGGGCATGGGCCTATATCCGGTGGACCATAACCACGACAGGCGGATTGACGATGCGGATGTGGCGCGATTGGGCGGCCATGGCCACCGTGGCGATCACGGTGAGTTTGCCGGCCCAGGCCCAGGTGTTCAACCCGGTGACCAAAACCTTGGACAACGGCCTGCAGGTGGTGGTGGTGGAAAACCATCGCGCCCCCATCGTCAGCCACATGGTCTGGTACCGGGTCGGGGCCGCCGACGAGAGTGCCGGCAAGTCGGGCATCGCCCATTTTCTTGAACACCTGATGTTCAAGGGCACCCCCAGCGTGCCGCCCGGCGAGTTTTCCAAGATCGTCGCCCGGAATGGCGGGCGCGACAACGCCTTCACCTCATCCGATTACACCGCCTATTTCCAGAACATCGCCACCGACCGGCTGGACATGGTGATGAAGATGGAAGCCGACCGCATGCGCAACCTGACCCTGGCCGAGGCGGATGTCGTCTCCGAGCTTGAGGTGGTCAAGGAAGAACGCCGCTCGCGCACCGACAACGACCCCGCCGCGCTGATGCAGGAACGGCTCGAGGCCCTGCTGTTCGTCAACCACCCCTATCGCCGTCCGATCATCGGCTGGCCGGACGAATTGGCCGGGCTGACCCGCACCGATGCGCTCGACTATTACCAGCGCTGGTACGCCCCCAACAACGCCATCCTGATCGTCGCCGGCGACGTCGACCCGGCCAAGGTCATCGCCATGGCCGAAACCCATTATGGGCCGCTGAAACCGGAGAAACTGCCGCCGCGCCTGCGCGCCGCCGAGCCGCCGCCGGTGGGGGCGCGCCAGATCACCTTGACCGATGCCCGCGTCAAACAGCCGTCATGGACCCGGCTTTACCTGGCCCCCAGCCAGCATTCCGCCACCGACAAGACCCAGATCCAGGCCTTGGAAGTGCTGGGCGAGATTCTGTCCGGCGGTGCCACCAGCCGGCTTTACAAGGCCCTGGTGGTCGATCAGGGCATCGCCGCCTCGGCCCAGGCCTGGTACGATGCCGGGGCGCTGGATCATTCCACCTTCGGCTTCCACGCCTCGCCCCGACCGGGCGTGGCCATGGACACGCTGGACACTGCCCTTAAGGCGGAAATCGCCCGCCTGCTCAAGGACGGGGTGACGGAGGATGAGGTGCGCCGGGCCAAGACCCGGCTGAAGGCGGAAGTGGTCTATGCCCGCGATTCCCTGCACACCGCCGCCCGCGTACTGGGCGAGGCGCTGACCACCGGCCAAACCGTCGCCGACGTGGAAGACTGGCCCAACCGCATCGCCCAAGTCACCGCCGCCCAGGTCAATGCCGCCGCCCGCGCCGTGCTGGTGGACAACGCCTCGGCCACCGGCCTGTTGCTGCCCGCCGTCAACCAGGAAGCCCGCCGATGATCCGTCCTATCCTGTTCGCCCTCATGCTGGTCCTGCCGGTTCCGGCCCTGGCCGTCACCGTGGAAAAAGTCACCAGCCCCAGCGGCATCGAGGCGTGGCTGGTGCAGGACCACGCCAACCCGATCATCGCCTTGGAAGCGACCTTCGCCGGCGGCTCGTCGGTGGAGGTCAAACCCGGTCTGGCCCATATGATGGCCGGCCTGCTGGACGAAGGCGCCGGCCCTTACGATTCCCAGGCCTTCCAGGGCCGGCTGGAAGACCTGTCCATCGGCCTGTCGTTCAAGGCCGGCAAGGACGAACTGGCCGGCTCGCTGAAGACGTTGACGGAAAACCGCGACGCCGCCTTCGATATGTTCCGCCTCGCCCTGACCCAGCCGCGTTTCGACAAGGAGCCGGTGGAACGCATCCGCAGCCAGATCATCGCCGGTCTGACGCGGGAATTGCAGAATCCCAACGCCGTGGCCAGCCGCGCCTGGTACAAGGCGGCCTTCGGCGACCACGCCTATGCCCGTCCCGGTAACGGCACCCCCGACAGCATCAAGGCGATCAAGAGTACCGAGTTGAAGGCGCATGCCAAAACCTGGCTGTCGCGCCAGGGCCTGATCGTCGGCGTCGTCGGCGACATCACCCCGGAACAATTGGCGCCGCTGCTGGATCGTACCTTCGGCGCCCTGCCGGCCAGTCACCCCGCCATCACCGTGGCGGAAACCACCATCGCCACCGGGCGCATCATCGTCGAGCCGCGCGACATCCCGCAAAGCGTCGCCGTATTCGGCGCGCCCGGCATCAAGCGCAACGATCCCGACTGGTTCGCCGCTTACGTGATGAACTATATCCTGGGCGGCGGCGGCTTTTCCTCGCGCCTGACCGAGGAGGTGCGGGAAAAACGCGGCCTCGCCTATTCCGTCTACTCCTACCTGCTGCCCATGGATCATGCCGGCATCCTCATGGGCGGCGTCGCCACCCAGAACGCCCGGGTCAAGCAATCGCTGGACATCATCCGCCAGGAACTGGCGCGCATGGCCGAGCACGGGCCGGATGAAAGCGAACTGGCCGATGCCAAGACCTATTTGACCGGCTCGTTCCCGCTGTCCTTGGATTCCACCGCCGCCATCGCCGGCCTGCTGGTGGCCATGCAAGCCGACAAACTGGGCATCGACTACCTGGACCGCCGCAACGCCCTGATCGAGGCGGTGGGCATGGATCAGGTCAAGGCGGTGGCCAAGCGCCTGCTTGATCCCGATAATCTGCTGATCGTGGTGGTCGGCAAGCCGGAAGGGGTCAACGGCACGCCCTAACCCGAAAAGACGGCGGCGGCAAAAATCAACGCCGCCCAGTGATCCGTTTCTCCCGTGACACCGTAGAAGGGTCATAAGGAGAAACGCGATGCCTCGGATCATCAAGATTGTTGCCGGCGCTTTGGCCACCTGTCTGGCGGCGACGGCCCCGGCCAAGGCCAGTGGTGCTGTCTTGGACTGGCGGGGCGTGCCGCTTCCCGCCATCGACGGCGGCAGCCATGCCGCCCAACAGTTTCTTGGCCATGTGGTGCTGGTGGTCAACACAGCGTCGCGCTGCGGCTTCACCGGACAGTATCAAGGCTTGCAAACCTTGTGGCGGGAAAACCGCGATCGCGGCCTGGTCGTCCTGGGGATACCGTCCAACGATTTCGGCGCCCAGGAACCGGGCAACAGCGCCCAGGTCCAGGAATTCTGCCAAATCAATTACGGCGTCGACTTCCCGCTGCTGGAAAAGCAGACGGTGGTCGGCAATGCGGCCCACCCGCTGTATCGCTGGGCCGCCGCCCAGACCGGTCCGCTCGGTGTGCCGCGATGGAACTTCCATAAGCTGCTGATCGGCCGCGATGGCCGGCTGGTGGATTGGTTCGCCAGCACGACGGCCCCCGATTCCGAGCGGCTACGCCACGCCATCGACAGCGCCCTGGCGGAGAAATAAACCATGCACGTCTTATCCTTGCGCCATGGCGACGGCACCGCCCGCGCCTTGTCCTATCTGGGCCTGATCCCCTTCATCGCCGGTATCCTGGTGGCCTGGGCCCCGTTCCCCGAATTGCGGGCGCAGGCATTGACCGCCGTCGCCATCTATGGCGCGGTGATCCTGTCCTTCATCGGCGCGGTGCATTGGGGGCGGGTCATCACCGCCCCCGCCGAAGACCCGCTGGGCAGCCTGTGGCTGATCTGGGCGGTCGCGCCGTCGCTGCTGGGCTGGTTCGCCACCTTGCTGCCATCGACCGGGACCATGCCGGTGCTGATCATCGGCTTCGTCCTGGCCTGGTTCGGCGACCGCCGTGCCGTCCAAGCCGGATTGCTGCCCCTCTGGTACGGCCATATGCGCGACCGCCTGACCGTGGTGGTCTGTACGACGCTGACCGCCAGCCTCCCCCTTGTCTTTTGAACAATCCCTTCGGAGAACGCCCATGAACGCTACCCCCGGCCTTATCGTGCCCGCCCCTTGCCAGATTTCCGGCCGCCCCAGCCGCGCCGAAGCTGAATCCGCTGTCCGTACCCTGATCCAATGGGCCGGCGACGACCCGGACCGCGAAGGTCTGGTCGCCACCCCCGACCGGGTGGTGCGCTCTTACGAGGAGTTCTTCGCCGGCTACGACCAAGACCCGGTGGAAATGTTGCAGCGGACCTTCGAGGAAACCGACGGCTACGACGAGATGGTGATCCTGCGCGACATCACCTTGGAAAGCCATTGCGAGCACCACATGGTGCCAATCGTCGGCAAGGCCCATGTGGCCTATCTGCCCGACCGCCGGGTGGTGGGCATCAGCAAGCTGGCCCGCGTCGTCGAGGTGTTTTCCAAGCGTCTGCAAATCCAGGAAAAGCTGACCGCCCAGATCGCCAACACCATCAACGATGTGTTGCAACCAAAAGGCGTTGCGGTGATCATCGAGGCGGCGCACCAATGCATGACCACACGGGGCGTCCACAAGCCGGGTGTGACCATGGTCACCAGTCGCATGCTCGGCG
This is a stretch of genomic DNA from Magnetospirillum gryphiswaldense MSR-1 v2. It encodes these proteins:
- a CDS encoding bifunctional riboflavin kinase/FAD synthetase gives rise to the protein MRLVRHCGELTPDLQGCVVALGNFDGVHKGHQAVILTAKRIAQDLGVACGVMTFEPHPRAFFNPAQPPFRLTPFRVKARLIEALGIDLLFMQHFDQAFADMTALEFVGGVLATCLGARHVVVGYDYVFGKGRKGTGALLQKAADEGAFGFTAVPPEMAKGGETYSSTRVREALVAGQPSVAARLLGHYWEIEGRVEHGDQRGRTIGFPTANIHLGEYQHPAAGVYAVRAGIDLGGATQWLDGVANFGNRPTFDKQDQILEVHLLDHNIDLYGRHLRVALVDFIRPERKFAGLDELKTQIAADAQQARAILAARHFPQSPGPMVAVSDF
- a CDS encoding M16 family metallopeptidase, which produces MRMWRDWAAMATVAITVSLPAQAQVFNPVTKTLDNGLQVVVVENHRAPIVSHMVWYRVGAADESAGKSGIAHFLEHLMFKGTPSVPPGEFSKIVARNGGRDNAFTSSDYTAYFQNIATDRLDMVMKMEADRMRNLTLAEADVVSELEVVKEERRSRTDNDPAALMQERLEALLFVNHPYRRPIIGWPDELAGLTRTDALDYYQRWYAPNNAILIVAGDVDPAKVIAMAETHYGPLKPEKLPPRLRAAEPPPVGARQITLTDARVKQPSWTRLYLAPSQHSATDKTQIQALEVLGEILSGGATSRLYKALVVDQGIAASAQAWYDAGALDHSTFGFHASPRPGVAMDTLDTALKAEIARLLKDGVTEDEVRRAKTRLKAEVVYARDSLHTAARVLGEALTTGQTVADVEDWPNRIAQVTAAQVNAAARAVLVDNASATGLLLPAVNQEARR
- the folE gene encoding GTP cyclohydrolase I FolE — its product is MNATPGLIVPAPCQISGRPSRAEAESAVRTLIQWAGDDPDREGLVATPDRVVRSYEEFFAGYDQDPVEMLQRTFEETDGYDEMVILRDITLESHCEHHMVPIVGKAHVAYLPDRRVVGISKLARVVEVFSKRLQIQEKLTAQIANTINDVLQPKGVAVIIEAAHQCMTTRGVHKPGVTMVTSRMLGVFRENAATRKEFMSLIR
- the lspA gene encoding signal peptidase II; the protein is MKNMRLYGLILAVILIIADQISKWWVVEKVMRPDGVTDTPFFSPVFIEVTPFFNLVMTWNRGVSFGIFNNGGPWNAVALSVLSIVIVAGLLVWLKRADNGLMALALGSIIGGALGNVIDRARWGAVADFLDVHAFGWHWPAFNLADSAITIGAILLVLDSLFTRRNSDKN
- the ileS gene encoding isoleucine--tRNA ligase → MSADYKNTVFLPKTDFPMKAGLPDLEPKLLARWAEIGLFQRMRAVAKGREKFMLHDGPPYANGHLHIGHALNKILKDVINRTQFMLGHDVHYIPGWDCHGLPIEWKIEEKYREAGQDKDQVPVVQFREECRQFARQWIDIQRAEFKRLGVEGDWDHPYTTMTNAAEATIAAELGKFLLDGSLYKGVKPVMWSVVEKTALAEAEIEYHDHTSVTIWIKFPVVTASHPALDGANVVIWTTTPWTMPGNRALAYGPEFDYVVVEVTEVAEGSLARVGDKLVLIKDQAEQVAKDAKCTFKVVATLKGEQLAGTICHHPLKHHPEAKGGYDFAVPALAGDFVTTDTGTGFVHIAPGHGEDDFHLGRANGIAVPDTVQPDGTYYPSVALFAGLSVLEKGKNGKYYSPVAKPVMEAMKACGNLLANGKIEHSYPHSWRSKAPLIFRTTPQWFVSMETNGLRAKALKAIDDTRFVPAQGKNRIGAMIETRPDWCLSRQRAWGVPITVFVDKHTGQPLRDAAVMERIVSAFKEQGSDAWYTTDPALFLGEGRDPKDYEQIFDVLDVWFDSGCTHAFVLEGEEWSDTKWPASLYLEGSDQHRGWFHSSLLESCGTRGRAPYDAVLTHGFVLDEDGRKMSKSLGNVVSPQEVVGTQGADILRLWVVGSDYSDDLRIGPEILKTQVDVYRRLRNTLRYLLGAVDGISDGEKLAFADMPELERWVLHRLTEIDAGLRGACHSFEFHSWFNELHNFCAIDLSAFYFDIRKDALYCDHPDSLRRRAARTVMDILLDALCKWLAPFACFTAEEAWLARHPSADDSVHLHTFPDIAAQWRDDALAAKWQQVRAVRRVVTGALEGERVAKRIGSSLQANPALYVSGEAMAAIADLDMAEICITSGLLVVEGPAPDSAFTLADVPGIGVVPRGAEGDKCQRCWKVLPEVGHHAHDGVCGRCSDAVAKL
- a CDS encoding IS630 family transposase (programmed frameshift), with translation MTWRSGQSYSQDLRDRVLAAVDSGMSAYEVAPLFRVSVSYIYKAQGRRRATGETTVKPRPGRPGQKLAAHLEALQAQIKVEPDATLAELRAWVLAELGVSISVGGLWNTLERLDLSPEKKSAHAAEQERPDVAEGRIAWRAEQPALDPTRLVFLDETGASTNMTRRYGRAPRGQRLLAAVPHGHWKMTTFVGALRHDGISAPFVIDKAMNGAIFLAYVEQVLAPTLRPGDIVVMDNLPAHKVAGVKQLIEARGATLRYLPPYSPDLNPIELAFAKLKSLLRKAQARTINTLWDVIGKLIDLFPPEECANFFAHDGYGRSM
- a CDS encoding DUF3035 domain-containing protein, encoding MKRMITTQKSSLRAAALMAVAALALSGCAETKRAMGYDKAPPDEFQVVSRAPLTMPPDFTLRPPTPGMERPQEGNVRDQARRALTGNPRANTPIATQGRTQGDVALLKKAGAEQINPEIRLLVNKETQSLADADKSFTDKLVFWRKPEGVGAGEQLNAGQEAQRLRENQALGNALSTGDTPRIERRRKGMLEGIW
- a CDS encoding DUF3429 domain-containing protein, whose product is MHVLSLRHGDGTARALSYLGLIPFIAGILVAWAPFPELRAQALTAVAIYGAVILSFIGAVHWGRVITAPAEDPLGSLWLIWAVAPSLLGWFATLLPSTGTMPVLIIGFVLAWFGDRRAVQAGLLPLWYGHMRDRLTVVVCTTLTASLPLVF
- a CDS encoding glutathione peroxidase yields the protein MPRIIKIVAGALATCLAATAPAKASGAVLDWRGVPLPAIDGGSHAAQQFLGHVVLVVNTASRCGFTGQYQGLQTLWRENRDRGLVVLGIPSNDFGAQEPGNSAQVQEFCQINYGVDFPLLEKQTVVGNAAHPLYRWAAAQTGPLGVPRWNFHKLLIGRDGRLVDWFASTTAPDSERLRHAIDSALAEK
- a CDS encoding M16 family metallopeptidase — translated: MIRPILFALMLVLPVPALAVTVEKVTSPSGIEAWLVQDHANPIIALEATFAGGSSVEVKPGLAHMMAGLLDEGAGPYDSQAFQGRLEDLSIGLSFKAGKDELAGSLKTLTENRDAAFDMFRLALTQPRFDKEPVERIRSQIIAGLTRELQNPNAVASRAWYKAAFGDHAYARPGNGTPDSIKAIKSTELKAHAKTWLSRQGLIVGVVGDITPEQLAPLLDRTFGALPASHPAITVAETTIATGRIIVEPRDIPQSVAVFGAPGIKRNDPDWFAAYVMNYILGGGGFSSRLTEEVREKRGLAYSVYSYLLPMDHAGILMGGVATQNARVKQSLDIIRQELARMAEHGPDESELADAKTYLTGSFPLSLDSTAAIAGLLVAMQADKLGIDYLDRRNALIEAVGMDQVKAVAKRLLDPDNLLIVVVGKPEGVNGTP